The nucleotide sequence TCTACGTGCGCGGCCAGGGGCCGGCCGTGATCGTGATCCACGAGATCCCAGGCATTACGCCGAAGGTCGTGCGCTTTGCCGACTGGGTGGTCGAAGCGGGCTTCCGCGTCTACATGCCGCTTCTGGTCGGTGAGGTCGGGCGCGCTCCTACCCATCTTTACGTGCTCGCGTCGATGGCGAAGGTCTGCATCAGTCGCGAATTCGCCGTGCTGGCCTCGCACCGCTCCAGTCCGGTCACCAACTGGCTGCGCGCGCTCGCCCGGCACGCGTCGGCGGAGACCGGCGGCGGACCGGTCGGCGCCGTCGGCATGTGCTTCTCCGGCAACTTCGCACTGTCGATGATGATGGAGCCGAGTCTGATGGCGCCGGTGCTTTCCCAGCCGTCGATGCCGTTCTGCATCGACGCGGCCCGCGGTGCGGCGCTGCACGTTTCTCCCGAAGAGCTTCGCTGCGTCAAGGAGCGCTGCGCGAAGGGCGACAAGGTGCTCGGCCTTCGCTTCAAGGGGGACTTCTCGTCGCCTGGCTCCAAGTTCGAGACGCTGCGACGCGAGATCGGCGATGCTTTCGAAGGCATCGAGCTCGAGGATTCCTGCGCGAACCCCGACGCGCTGATGAAACGGCCCCACAGCGTGCTGACCGAGCATCTGATCGACGAACAGGGACAACCGACGAAGCGGGCCGCCCAGCGCGTCATCGAATTCTTCGGCGAACGGCTGCGCGGGGGCGCGGCCGTGGCCGCGGGCTGAAGGCTGCCAATGGGCTCCGTGACAAACATGGGGATCGTTCGAGGGTTCACGCTGGCGGCGGCTCTGCTTGCGCTTCCGGCCGCAGCCCACGCGCAGTTTTCGTCGACGACCACGACGACGACGTTGTTCACCGGTACCACGACCACGACGATGTTCACTCCGGTGGACGTCAGCTCCGGCGGGGACTTCGAGGGAAGCTTCCCGGCCGGCTCCTTCGACGAGTACACGTTCACGCTGGATGCTCCGCGCGTGCTGGTCGCCGAGACCACCAACGGCTTTGGAGGCTGCCCCGGCGACACGATCGTCGAGCTGCTGCATCCCGGTGCGCCGTCCAACTGCGCCGGCCAGTACGGCGACGACCTTCCGTGCATGGCCTTCGACGACGACTCGGGAATCGCGCTGTGCTCGCGCCTCGTGCACCGCATCCTGCAGCCGGGAACCTACCTGATCCGCGTTTCCGTCTACGGAGGCGGAAAGCTCAACCGCTACTTCCTGCACGTCGAGTTCGACGAGGAGCAGTGCGGCAACGGCAAGGTCGAAATCACCGAGCAGTGCGACGACGGCAACCTCGCCGACGGTGATTGCTGCTCGTCATCGTGCATGTTCGATGCCAACGGAGCGTTCTGCGACGACGGCCTGTTCTGCGACGGCACCGACTCGTGCGATGGCGCCGGCCACTGCAGCAAGCACAGCGGCCAGATCTGTCCGGGTCCGGACGGCGACGCCAACTGCGCCGAGTCGTGCAGCGATGCCGCCGGCGGCTGCACGGGCCCCGACCCGAACGGCAGCCCGTGCGACGACGGCATCTTCTGCAACGGCACCGACACCTGTCTCAATGGAACCTGCAGCGTGCACAGCGGCAACCCGTGCGCCGGCCCGGACGGCGACAGCAACTGCTCGGAATCGTGCAGCGAGCTGAACAAGACGTGCACGGCGCCCGACCCGGACGGCTCGGTGTGCAACGACGGCGTGTTCTGCAACGGCAGCGACCATTGCCTGGGCGGAGCCTGCAACGTTCACAGCGGCAACCCGTGCCCGGGGCCGGACGGAGACGGCAACTGCTCGGAGTCCTGCAACGAGGGCAACAACACGTGCACGGCGCCCGATCCGGACGGCGCGGCATGCAACGACGGCCTGTTCTGCAACGGCACCGACAGCTGCCACAGCGGAAGCTGCAGCGCGCACTCGGGCAGCCCGTGCCCGGGCCCCGACGGAGACGCCAACTGCGCGGAGTCGTGCAACGAGCAGGGCAAGACCTGCAATGCACCCGATCCGAACGGCTCGCCGTGCGAGGACGGGCTGTTCTGCGACGGCACCGACACGTGCCAGAGCGGGCACTGCAGCGCGCATTCGGGCAACCCGTGCCCGGGTCCCGACGGGGACGCCAACTGCTCGGAGACCTGCAGCGAGCCGCTGAAAAGCTGCGAAGGCGCCGATGCGAACGGCTCGCCGTGCAACGACGGCATCTTCTGCAACGGCACCGACAGCTGCCTCAATGGAAGCTGCAGCGTACATTCGGGCAATCCGTGCCCAGGCCCAGACGGCGACGCGAACTGCTCGGAAACGTGCAACGAGCAGACGGCTGCCTGCACGGCTCCCGATCCGGACGGCTCACCGTGCAGCGACGGCTCGTTCTGTGACGGCGCCGACTCGTGCAGCGGCGGTGCCTGCAGCATCCACGCGGGCAACCCGTGCCCCGGCCCCGACGGCGACGCGAACTGCTCGGAATCGTGCGACGAGAACAAACACGCGTGCACGGCGCCGGACCCCGATGGATCCGCGTGCGACGACGGCCTTTTCTGCGACGGCACCGATACCTGCGCCGGCGGCAATTGCAGCCAGCATTCGGCGCCGGCCTGCCCAGGCCCGGACGGTGACAGCGACTGTTCCGAATCGTGCAGCGACAGCGCGGCCGGCTGCACGGGTCCCGATCCGAACGGCAGTCCCTGCGACGACGGCATTTTCTGCAACGGCGCCGACTTCTGCCAGAACGGCGCTTGCAGCGGACATGCCGGCAGTCCCTGTCCGGGCGCCGACGGCGACGGCAACTGCTCGGAGTCGTGCAACGAGAATACCAAGGCCTGTGACGCTCCGGATCCGGACGGCTCGGCGTGCGACGACGGCGTGTTCTGCAACGGCGCCGACAGCTGCGACGGCGGCCTGTGCGGTTTTCATCCGGGCGATCCGTGTCCCGGCCCGAACGGTGACGGCAATTGCTCGCAGTCGTGCAACGAGCAGGCAAAAGCGTGCGAGGGGCCGGATCCGGACGGCTCTGCGTGCGACGATGCGGTTTTCTGCAACGGTGCCGACACCTGCAGCGGCGGTGCATGCAGCGTGCACGCCGGCGATCCGTGTCCCGGCCCCGACGGCGATGGCAATTGCGCCGAATCCTGTGACGAACAGGCAAAAGCCTGTGATGCCCCCGACGCATTCGGCTCGTGGTGCGACGACGGCAACCCTTGCACCGTGACGTCTTCCTGTGATGGTGACGGCAATTGCGCCGGCGGCGCCCCGACCAACTGCAACGACAACGACGACTGCACGACGGACGCGTGCACCAATGGCGGCCTCGGCTGCTCGCACACGCCGATCCCGAATTGTCCCGCCGTGACCTGCGGCGACGTCAACGGCGATTCGAGCATCAAGGCTTCCGATGCGCTGAGCATCCTCAAGGCCGCGGTGGGAGGCACCCAGTGCCAGGGCAAGGTCTGCGTCTGCGACGTCAACTCGAGTGGAACGCTGACGGCTTCCGACGCGCTGCTGGTGCTCAAGTTCTCGGTCGGCATCCAGGTCACCCTCGCCTGCAATTGCTGACGGTCCACCGCTGCCCGGCGCGACGAGCGCACCAGGCCCGCGCTTGATCGGTCCGTCGCGGGCACCTAGGTTCGGCCGGATGCAGCTTTGCCGATGCACTGCGGCAGCGCGTCGTGCGATGACGGCTGCGTTCGTTGCTCTCTCGCTGATGGCAACGACGATGCCGGTCGCGGCCGAGGAGCGTCCCAAGTGGGAGCTCGGAGTCGGCGGCGTGTTTTACGGGCAGCCCGATTACACCGGTTCCGACCAGTACCGTTTCCACGCGTTGCCGTTCCCGTGGATCGTCTATCGCGGGCCGCGTCTTCGCCTCGACCGCGAATCGATCCAGACGAAGATCTTCGCCGCCGATTTCGTGCACCTGGACCTGTCGGCGGGCGGCCAGGTTCCCGTCAACAGCAGCAGGAACGACCGGCGCCGCGGCATGCCGGATCTCGACTGGATCGCCGAGCTCGGACCGACGCTGATCTTCCCGGTCCGCCAGTCCGGCGACGGCCGGCACACGCTGCAGGTGGACGTTCCGGTTCGCATCGCGCTGGCGATCGATACCGACAACTTTTCGTACGAAGGCTTCGTTGCCAGTCCCAAGCTCGTCTACCGCTACGAGCCGGAAGCCTGGCGCCTGGAGGCCAATGCCGGGCTCGAGTTCGCGAGCGACGATTACGACCAGTACGTCTACGGCGTTGCGCCACGCTTCGCGACGACGACCCGCCGCGCTTACGGCGCAGATGGCGGCTATGCAGGAGTGCGCCTGGCCGCCGGCGTCAGTCGCTACTTCGGTCCTTTTTACGCCGGTCTGTTCGTTCGCTACGTCAACCTGGACGGCGCGAGCTTCGAGAACAGTCCGCTGGTGGCGACGCGCAGCGCAGTCGTCGGAGGCATTGCGATCGGCTGGGTGTGGCTGAAATCGAGCGAGATGGTTCCGGTAGGCGCGGAGGCCAACGTTGCGGCGCGAAAGGCGCGAGCGCCAGCCGCGCCGCCAGAAGGCTCGCGAGCGCCAGCCGCGCCGCCGGAAGGCTCCCGGGCGTCAGCCACGCCGTCCGAAGACTCCGCCGCGCCGCCCGAACATTCGCACGCGCCCGCCGCTTCTCCCGCGCCCGCGAAAATCGATTCCGCAGCGAGGCCGGCCGGATGAAGCGAGCCTCCGCTTCGTGCCGCCTTGCCGCAGTCGGCATGGCCAACGCGCTCGGCAACGATCCCGACCAGTGCTGGCAGCGCCTCGTCTGCGGCGACACTTCGCGCTTCGTGCGGCGCGCCGGGCTCGCGCCCGAACGAGAAATTCTCGTCGCAATGGTCGATGCCGGGCTGCCGCAGCTCGGCGAGGAATTTGCCGAATACGACTGCCGCAACAATCGCCTCGCCGCGTACGTGCTCGGCCAGATCGAAGCGCCGATCCGCAGCGCGATCGATCGTTTCGGCCGCGGCCGCGTCGCGGTCGTCGCGGGCACCAGTACCTCCGGCGTCGGCGACGCCGAAGAAGCGATCCGCATTCGCGAGCGCAGCGGAGCCTTGCCGCGACGATTCCGCTCGGCGCAGCTGGAGTTCGGCGGGATCTCCGAGTTCGTATCGAGCTGGCTCGGGGTGACCGGACCGTCGTTCACGCTCTCGACGGCGTGCTCTTCCGGGGCGAGGGCCCTGGCCTCTGCACGCGCGCTGCTGGCCATGGGGGTTGCCGACGCGGTGGTCTGCGGTGCGACCGACACGATCTGCGGGCTCACCTGCAACGGCTTCAGCTCCCTCGGCCTCGTCTGCGAAGAGCTGACCAATCCCTGCAGCCTGCACCGCTGCGGTCTCACGCTCGGGGAGGCCGGTGCGTTCTTCGTCGTCGAGCGCGAGGAGGGCGGCGTGCAACTCGTCGGCGTCGGCGAATCGAGCGAGGCGCACCACATGTCGGCGCCGGATCCGGACGGCGCCGGCGCGCTTTCGGCAATGCGATCGGCGCTCGAGGACGCAGGCCTGGCGCCCGAAGATATCGCCTACCTCAACATCCACGGTACCGGTACCCCGGCCAACGATGCCATGGAGTGCCGTGCGATCTCCGCGCTGTTCGGCGAGCGCACCCCGGTAAGCTCGACCAAGCCGCTGACGGGCCATACGCTCGGCGCGGCGGGAGCTACCGAGGCCGCCTTCTGCGCGCAGATTCTCGAGCGTCGCGACGGCGACGAGCTGCTGCTGCCGCCTCACCGCTGGGATGCGGCGGCCGATCCGGCCCTGCCTCGCCTCGATTTCGTCGGCGATGCGCGTCGCGCCCGCGTCGGTCCGACCGCGTGGCTCATGAGCAACTCGTTCGGATTCGGCGGCAACAACTGCACGCTGGTGCTGGCGGCGTCACGGCCATGATCGACGTCGTCGTTTCGCGCTGGTCGGCCTGGGCTCCGGGCATCGAAGACGAGAGCGCGTGGCAGCGCTGGGCGAAATCGCCCGAGCGGCTGCGAGCCGACGGAGTACCCGAGGCGCGCGAGATCCCGGCAATGCTGCGCCGCCGCTGCACGCCGCTGTCGCGCGCGATGCTGACCGCGGCCTGGGGTGCGACGACGGTGGATGATCGCGAACGCGCACGCACGGTATTCGCGTCCCGCTACGGCAGCATCAACGAGTCGGTGCCGCTGCTGAAGAACATTGCCCGCGACGAGCGCATGTCGCCGTCGCGCTTCACGCACACGGTGCACAATGCGCAGTCGGCGCTGTTCTCGATCGCGGCGGGGAACCGCCGCGCGGCCAGCGCGCTGTCGGCTCGCGCCGAGTCTTTTGCGTGCGGCTTTCTCGAAGCGGCCACCCACCTGCACCGCGAGCCGGGACGGCCGGTGCTGCTGGTGACGGGAGATGTCCCGCTGTGCGAGGACTTCCACTCGCTGATCGACGATCCTCAGGCGGTCTACGCGGTTGCTCTCCTGCTCGAGTCGCACGGCGCCGGCACCGCGCTCGGGTTCGACGTACGCGGCAGCGACGAAACAGCGGTCCCGGGTGTGGCGGTCGCGGCCGCTGAAGCCGATCGCCGCGGCTGGTCGGACGCAGCGGAATTCCTGCGCTGGATGCTCGCCGGCGAAAGCCGCCTCGTGCTGCCGGGCAACGGCCGCCAGTGGATCTGGACCAGGCGCGGGCAGTAAATCCGGATCAGCAACGCCCGGCCGAGCGCTCGATTTCGGCCAGGCGCGCGAGCTCCGTCCTCATCTGCATCGCCCATGCCTGCGAGCGGCGCCCGCGCTCGGTGTTCGCCGAAGGAAACATCCTCGCAAGCACGCGGTCGAGCGGGCCCTGGCCGTAATAACGGAACCACGCTTTGCGCCACAGGAACTCGGCGGCGCTGGACACGCCGATCAGCAGCCAGAGCTGCCAGTCGGTCCATGCTTGGGCAGCATCGACGTTGCCGCCGAGCGCCAGCACGGTCGTCACCACGGCGCTGGCCGCGAACAGGAGGCCCCAGGCCGCCGTCAGCTTGCGGCAGTACGGACCGATGAAATCGGGCGCGAGCGGCTGGGAAATGCGCGCGGCTTTCTCGATCAGCGACGCTTCGTCGTCGAGGCTCGCCAGCATCACGCCGGCGACGATCGCGTGCACCGCGGCGGGCACCAGCGCCAGCGCCACGGCGGAGTCGGTCGCAACGGCCACGGCCGGCATCGCCAGCAGCGCGATACGCTCGAATGCCGACAGGGAATCGTGATGGCCGGGCGAAAGCCCGCGCAGCCCGAGCGAAGCCGCGAGCGCGATTGCCAGCAGCAGCGCCGCTGCCGTGCGCACGCCGACGGCTTCGACGAGAGCGCCTCCCGCAAGACCGCTGAGCATCACGAGCAGCGCAGCCGCCAGCAGGCCAAGTGCCTGCGAAGGCGTAAGGTCGGCCGGAGGACGAAACGCGTGCGCCGCGGTCACCGGCGCGTCGCCGGTTGCCGAGCCGGCGATCACCTGCGCGTGGCGACGCAGCACTTCGCGCCGCGCGTCGTCGATTTCGAACGCAGCGTGACCCGGATCGCGCATCGTATCGCTCGAGCCCGCCATTCAGACGATGGGCTGGTTGCCGACGAATGCGGAAAGCGGCAGCGGCGGGATTTCCGGGGAAGCCGCCCGGCCGAGCAGCTCCGCGGAGCTGCGCCGGACGGTATTGAAGATCTCGGTCTGCTTCTCGAGAACGCGCCTGCGCGAGCGCGGCAGCCCGACTTCCGAAATGAAATCGATGTTCTCCAGGCCGAACGAGAATTCGCCGAGGTTGCGCGCGTAAAAGCGGCCTTCTTCCCGCAGCGTCTTCGCGACGTCACGGAACAGGTCGCCGAAGGTGCACAGGGCCTGCAGCACCAGCGGCCGCAGGCGCATCTGGCTCTTCAGCCAGGCGCGGTCCAGGTGCTGGTCCTGCATGTACGACGTAACCCAAAGGTTGAAATAGGAAGCGATGTCGAGCTCCCATTTGACGCGCGTCAGCTCGAAGCTGCCGAACGTCGGGTACTGCCCGCGGTAGAGGTTCAGCGTCGCTTCCTGGCGGAACTGGAGGAAGTCGTTGTAGAGCTGCACTCGCTCGGCGATCTCGCACGCACCGCTGCCGCCGAGGTCGCGCTCGACCAGGTCGCACAGCATGTCGTTCTCGAGGGCGATGAAATCGGTGCCCGGGCTGTACAGCGGATCGGCCGCCGTCGCAGCCTCGCCGACCAGGCCCCAGCGCGCCTGGCTGAAGAACGCCTTCGTGTTGTAGGCGATCTGCGAAAAGCTGCCGACGTCGATCGGCGAAGAGCCGGCCATCAGCGAGCGCACGGCCGCGTGGCTGTCGAGAAAAGCGCGGAAGCCCTCGGCGCTGCGGATGCCCGGCGCCTCGGTGGCCGGGAGGCCGACGACGCCGACGCTCGTGACGCCGTCCCTCAGCGGAATGAACCAGATCCAGTAGCCGGGGTACCAGAAGTGCACCGTCGACAGGCCGCGCGTCGAATGGCGCACCCGCTCGTGAAACTCCGACGGACCGACGCTGTCGATGTCGACGACATCGCCGAAGCGGCCCCAGACGGCGCCGATGCGGTGCTCGTCCTCGCGGACGCGAAGGTTCTTCGCGCGTGCGAGCAGGTCGGCGCGGCCGGCGGCATCGACGACCCAGCGTGCCGTATGCGTCTCGGTGCCGAGCGGTCCTTCGACGCGGATCGTGTGCATGCCGCCGTCGTCGCGAACGTCGACCGGAACAGCGCGCACACCGGTGCGCATCTCGATGCCGCTCTCGGCGTTCATCTCGCGAAGGTCGGACTCGATGCGGGCGCGATCGATCTGGAAAGCGGCGTGAAACGGGAAGTTGACCGGCCCGATCTCGCTCATGCTCTGCAGGGAAGCGCTCTTCTGCTCGTTGTCGAAGAAATAGCGCAAGCCGTTCTTCGGATAATGACGGTCGTAGAGGTAGCGCAGCAGGCCCTGGCGACGCACGAGGTAGCTCGCACCGATCTCGACGGTCGCCTCGCCGACCTTGAACGAAGTCTCGGTGTTCTTCTCGAATACGGCGATGGCGAGGCCGGGCATCTGGCGACGAAGCTGGCGCGCCAGCAGCTGGCCAGCGAAGCCGCCGCCGAGGATCGCGACGTCCCACGCCTGGCGGCTCACAACATTCCCCCGTTCACCGAGATCACCTGGCCGGTGATGTAAGCCGCGCCAGCCGAGAACAGAAATGACACCGTCGCGGCCACTTCCTCGGGCCTGCCGAGGCGCTGCATCGGAATGCGCTTGGTGATTTCGTCGACCGGAGCGCCGGCGATCATCTCGGTGTCGATGAGGCCGGGGGCGACGCAATTGACGGTGATGTGGCGCTTGGCGAGCTCCTGCGCCAGCGACTTGCTCGCCGCGATGACGCCGGCCTTGGACGCCGCGTAGTTGGCCTGCCCGCGGTTTCCCGACAGCGCCGCGACGGAGGAGATCGCGACGACGCGGCCGCCGCCGTGACTTCGTACCATCGGCATCAGCAGAGGATGGGTGACGTTGTAGAACCCGTCAAGGTTGGTGCGGAGCACCCGGTCCCAGGCCTGCGGTTTCATCGCGGGAAGCGGTGCGTCGTCGTGGATGCCCGCGTTGAGCACGAGGCCCCAGAACGCGCCGCTTTGCTTCACGTCCGCTGCAAGAACCGCCGCCGTCTGCTCGCGGTCGGCGACGTCGAACGCGAGCAGCGGAGGGCGCCGGCCGCGCACCGCTTCGACCTGCGCGGCCGTCGCTTCGGCGGCGTCGCGGCCTGCGCGGTAGTGCACGACGACATCGAACCCGTCGGTCGCCAGCGCGATCGCGATCGCACGGCCGATGCCGCCACTGGCGCCGGTGACGAGCACGCGGCGGGATGCAACTGGGTTCGACATCGTGCGGCGATCCGCGCCGGG is from Candidatus Binatia bacterium and encodes:
- a CDS encoding beta-ketoacyl synthase chain length factor; translated protein: MIDVVVSRWSAWAPGIEDESAWQRWAKSPERLRADGVPEAREIPAMLRRRCTPLSRAMLTAAWGATTVDDRERARTVFASRYGSINESVPLLKNIARDERMSPSRFTHTVHNAQSALFSIAAGNRRAASALSARAESFACGFLEAATHLHREPGRPVLLVTGDVPLCEDFHSLIDDPQAVYAVALLLESHGAGTALGFDVRGSDETAVPGVAVAAAEADRRGWSDAAEFLRWMLAGESRLVLPGNGRQWIWTRRGQ
- the fabG gene encoding 3-oxoacyl-ACP reductase FabG, with the translated sequence MSNPVASRRVLVTGASGGIGRAIAIALATDGFDVVVHYRAGRDAAEATAAQVEAVRGRRPPLLAFDVADREQTAAVLAADVKQSGAFWGLVLNAGIHDDAPLPAMKPQAWDRVLRTNLDGFYNVTHPLLMPMVRSHGGGRVVAISSVAALSGNRGQANYAASKAGVIAASKSLAQELAKRHITVNCVAPGLIDTEMIAGAPVDEITKRIPMQRLGRPEEVAATVSFLFSAGAAYITGQVISVNGGML
- a CDS encoding dockerin type I domain-containing protein, coding for MGSVTNMGIVRGFTLAAALLALPAAAHAQFSSTTTTTTLFTGTTTTTMFTPVDVSSGGDFEGSFPAGSFDEYTFTLDAPRVLVAETTNGFGGCPGDTIVELLHPGAPSNCAGQYGDDLPCMAFDDDSGIALCSRLVHRILQPGTYLIRVSVYGGGKLNRYFLHVEFDEEQCGNGKVEITEQCDDGNLADGDCCSSSCMFDANGAFCDDGLFCDGTDSCDGAGHCSKHSGQICPGPDGDANCAESCSDAAGGCTGPDPNGSPCDDGIFCNGTDTCLNGTCSVHSGNPCAGPDGDSNCSESCSELNKTCTAPDPDGSVCNDGVFCNGSDHCLGGACNVHSGNPCPGPDGDGNCSESCNEGNNTCTAPDPDGAACNDGLFCNGTDSCHSGSCSAHSGSPCPGPDGDANCAESCNEQGKTCNAPDPNGSPCEDGLFCDGTDTCQSGHCSAHSGNPCPGPDGDANCSETCSEPLKSCEGADANGSPCNDGIFCNGTDSCLNGSCSVHSGNPCPGPDGDANCSETCNEQTAACTAPDPDGSPCSDGSFCDGADSCSGGACSIHAGNPCPGPDGDANCSESCDENKHACTAPDPDGSACDDGLFCDGTDTCAGGNCSQHSAPACPGPDGDSDCSESCSDSAAGCTGPDPNGSPCDDGIFCNGADFCQNGACSGHAGSPCPGADGDGNCSESCNENTKACDAPDPDGSACDDGVFCNGADSCDGGLCGFHPGDPCPGPNGDGNCSQSCNEQAKACEGPDPDGSACDDAVFCNGADTCSGGACSVHAGDPCPGPDGDGNCAESCDEQAKACDAPDAFGSWCDDGNPCTVTSSCDGDGNCAGGAPTNCNDNDDCTTDACTNGGLGCSHTPIPNCPAVTCGDVNGDSSIKASDALSILKAAVGGTQCQGKVCVCDVNSSGTLTASDALLVLKFSVGIQVTLACNC
- a CDS encoding FAD-dependent monooxygenase, which produces MSRQAWDVAILGGGFAGQLLARQLRRQMPGLAIAVFEKNTETSFKVGEATVEIGASYLVRRQGLLRYLYDRHYPKNGLRYFFDNEQKSASLQSMSEIGPVNFPFHAAFQIDRARIESDLREMNAESGIEMRTGVRAVPVDVRDDGGMHTIRVEGPLGTETHTARWVVDAAGRADLLARAKNLRVREDEHRIGAVWGRFGDVVDIDSVGPSEFHERVRHSTRGLSTVHFWYPGYWIWFIPLRDGVTSVGVVGLPATEAPGIRSAEGFRAFLDSHAAVRSLMAGSSPIDVGSFSQIAYNTKAFFSQARWGLVGEAATAADPLYSPGTDFIALENDMLCDLVERDLGGSGACEIAERVQLYNDFLQFRQEATLNLYRGQYPTFGSFELTRVKWELDIASYFNLWVTSYMQDQHLDRAWLKSQMRLRPLVLQALCTFGDLFRDVAKTLREEGRFYARNLGEFSFGLENIDFISEVGLPRSRRRVLEKQTEIFNTVRRSSAELLGRAASPEIPPLPLSAFVGNQPIV
- a CDS encoding MipA/OmpV family protein, yielding MTAAFVALSLMATTMPVAAEERPKWELGVGGVFYGQPDYTGSDQYRFHALPFPWIVYRGPRLRLDRESIQTKIFAADFVHLDLSAGGQVPVNSSRNDRRRGMPDLDWIAELGPTLIFPVRQSGDGRHTLQVDVPVRIALAIDTDNFSYEGFVASPKLVYRYEPEAWRLEANAGLEFASDDYDQYVYGVAPRFATTTRRAYGADGGYAGVRLAAGVSRYFGPFYAGLFVRYVNLDGASFENSPLVATRSAVVGGIAIGWVWLKSSEMVPVGAEANVAARKARAPAAPPEGSRAPAAPPEGSRASATPSEDSAAPPEHSHAPAASPAPAKIDSAARPAG
- a CDS encoding beta-ketoacyl-ACP synthase is translated as MKRASASCRLAAVGMANALGNDPDQCWQRLVCGDTSRFVRRAGLAPEREILVAMVDAGLPQLGEEFAEYDCRNNRLAAYVLGQIEAPIRSAIDRFGRGRVAVVAGTSTSGVGDAEEAIRIRERSGALPRRFRSAQLEFGGISEFVSSWLGVTGPSFTLSTACSSGARALASARALLAMGVADAVVCGATDTICGLTCNGFSSLGLVCEELTNPCSLHRCGLTLGEAGAFFVVEREEGGVQLVGVGESSEAHHMSAPDPDGAGALSAMRSALEDAGLAPEDIAYLNIHGTGTPANDAMECRAISALFGERTPVSSTKPLTGHTLGAAGATEAAFCAQILERRDGDELLLPPHRWDAAADPALPRLDFVGDARRARVGPTAWLMSNSFGFGGNNCTLVLAASRP
- a CDS encoding dienelactone hydrolase family protein — protein: MLSDYRATRFSWEGREKSVYVRGQGPAVIVIHEIPGITPKVVRFADWVVEAGFRVYMPLLVGEVGRAPTHLYVLASMAKVCISREFAVLASHRSSPVTNWLRALARHASAETGGGPVGAVGMCFSGNFALSMMMEPSLMAPVLSQPSMPFCIDAARGAALHVSPEELRCVKERCAKGDKVLGLRFKGDFSSPGSKFETLRREIGDAFEGIELEDSCANPDALMKRPHSVLTEHLIDEQGQPTKRAAQRVIEFFGERLRGGAAVAAG